The following proteins are co-located in the Chloroflexota bacterium genome:
- a CDS encoding Gfo/Idh/MocA family oxidoreductase: MVKIGLIGYGYWGPKHARNFHELPGAEFRMVADLNGERLRQVQAMYPWVACTKDYRELLESDVEGVVIATPVSTHHQIAREALLRGKHVLVEKPMTSSLQEARELVEIADSQQRILMVGHTYQYNPAVAFLRDYIKSGELGEIYYIDANRLNLGLFQPDVSALWDLAPHDLSILLWLLGENPLTISARGAARITPPFHDVVYVEMMFPGNILAHIHVSWLDPCKMRRVTVVGSKKMVVFDDMAEAEKIRIYDKGVVPMAEDNGNGWPVHYHNGNVVIPSIPNTEPLKVECQHFLDCITRGQQPVSDGRMGLRVVNILEAAARSLCNGGERQSLSEEGLLPLPARRGAR; the protein is encoded by the coding sequence ATGGTAAAGATTGGGCTTATCGGTTACGGCTACTGGGGACCAAAGCACGCCAGGAACTTCCACGAGCTTCCCGGAGCCGAGTTCCGGATGGTAGCCGACCTCAACGGGGAGAGGCTGCGTCAGGTCCAGGCCATGTATCCCTGGGTGGCCTGCACCAAGGACTACCGGGAGCTTCTGGAAAGCGATGTGGAAGGGGTGGTAATAGCTACCCCCGTCAGCACCCACCATCAAATAGCCAGGGAGGCTCTCCTTCGGGGCAAGCATGTCCTGGTAGAGAAACCCATGACGTCAAGCCTGCAGGAGGCAAGGGAACTGGTGGAGATAGCGGATAGCCAGCAGAGGATACTGATGGTGGGTCACACCTACCAGTATAACCCGGCGGTGGCCTTCCTGCGGGACTACATTAAGAGCGGCGAACTGGGGGAGATCTACTACATTGATGCCAACCGCTTGAACCTGGGCCTGTTTCAGCCCGATGTCAGCGCCCTGTGGGACCTGGCCCCCCACGACCTGTCTATCCTCCTCTGGCTGCTCGGTGAGAACCCCCTGACCATCAGCGCCCGCGGAGCGGCCCGTATCACCCCGCCCTTCCACGACGTGGTCTATGTGGAGATGATGTTCCCCGGGAACATCCTGGCTCATATCCATGTTAGCTGGCTTGACCCCTGCAAGATGAGGCGGGTCACCGTGGTTGGCAGCAAGAAAATGGTGGTCTTTGATGATATGGCTGAGGCTGAAAAGATCCGCATCTATGACAAGGGAGTAGTGCCTATGGCGGAGGATAACGGTAACGGCTGGCCCGTCCACTATCACAACGGGAATGTGGTCATTCCCTCCATCCCCAATACGGAGCCCCTCAAGGTGGAGTGCCAGCATTTTCTGGACTGCATCACCCGCGGTCAACAGCCTGTCAGTGATGGTCGCATGGGCCTGAGGGTGGTGAACATCCTGGAGGCAGCGGCCAGGTCCCTTTGCAACGGAGGGGAAAGGCAAAGCCTGAGCGAAGAAGGGTTGCTCCCCCTGCCTGCCAGGAGAGGAGCCCGGTGA
- a CDS encoding NAD-dependent epimerase/dehydratase family protein codes for MDTLTGKKVLVTGAAGFVGSRLVAALLEAGARVTAIVDPRQQSSRLEPLLGNPGLNLMVCPLTEAGPWEGVVREVELVAHLWVHMPSATDFCDCAAEEVNSNLLGTISLLKRTGPSLQGVCFSSSILVYGPQARLPVREEDIPHPVGSYAATKLALEAYLTAFSWERQIPATVLRYSTIYGPGERGHRLIPTALEMLARGQPPVILGDSSDIRDYVYIDDVVEATLRALERRPSRVLNIGSGEGSRTLEVAQKIMRLCGIAWEPRFRPRSGPKLDLVCDISAARETLGYCPRTDFAQGLVKEVQWYEEKVLGRSLRASLARRD; via the coding sequence GTGGACACGCTGACGGGGAAGAAAGTCTTGGTCACGGGGGCAGCGGGCTTTGTCGGCTCCCGGCTGGTGGCTGCCCTCCTGGAGGCCGGGGCCCGGGTCACCGCTATTGTTGACCCCCGTCAGCAGTCAAGCAGGCTAGAGCCCCTGCTGGGCAACCCCGGACTGAACTTGATGGTCTGCCCCCTCACCGAAGCAGGGCCCTGGGAAGGGGTGGTGCGGGAGGTGGAGTTGGTGGCCCATCTCTGGGTGCATATGCCCTCGGCTACCGATTTTTGCGACTGCGCCGCCGAAGAGGTGAATAGCAACCTCCTGGGGACCATTAGCCTGCTGAAGCGGACCGGTCCTTCCCTTCAAGGTGTCTGCTTTTCCAGCAGCATCCTGGTCTACGGGCCCCAAGCCCGACTGCCTGTCAGAGAAGAGGACATTCCCCATCCTGTAGGCTCCTATGCAGCCACCAAGCTGGCGCTGGAGGCCTATCTTACGGCCTTCTCCTGGGAAAGGCAGATACCTGCGACCGTTCTCCGATACTCTACTATCTACGGACCGGGGGAGAGGGGCCATCGGTTGATACCCACTGCCCTGGAGATGCTGGCCCGGGGGCAGCCACCAGTCATTCTGGGGGACAGCTCCGATATAAGGGACTATGTCTATATTGATGACGTCGTGGAGGCCACCCTTCGTGCCCTGGAGAGGAGGCCCTCCCGGGTTCTGAATATCGGCTCCGGGGAGGGTTCCAGGACCCTGGAGGTGGCCCAGAAGATCATGCGCCTCTGCGGGATTGCCTGGGAGCCCCGGTTTCGGCCCCGTTCCGGGCCGAAACTGGACCTGGTATGTGATATTTCTGCGGCGAGGGAGACCCTAGGATACTGCCCCCGGACGGATTTCGCGCAGGGGCTGGTCAAGGAGGTCCAGTGGTATGAGGAGAAGGTCTTGGGAAGGTCTCTACGGGCCTCTCTGGCAAGGAGGGACTGA
- a CDS encoding SDR family NAD(P)-dependent oxidoreductase, which yields MEIANLKVLVTGGAGFIGSHLVDALAETNTVMVVDNLSSGRLQNISHHLERGSIQFVKADIRDEEKMNQLLQGQDLVFHLAVQCLRVSLNEPFMVHEVNSTGTLNLCMAALKNRPQRFVYVSSSEVYGTAKRVPMDEEHPLEPTTPYGASKLAGEAYVRACHLTFDLPAVIVRPFNTYGPREHWSGPYGEVLPRFVVRVLNGQSPVIFGDGEQTRDFTEVRDTVRGIIQAAEGDALVGATVNVAAGQEVSINQIAHIVLKELDQEGQLSPIYMVPRPGDVRRHWADISKARRTMNFQPRIAIEEGVHHYIDWLKAQNLDLQQLRREELMQNWLAQPKEAQV from the coding sequence ATGGAGATAGCTAATCTAAAAGTTCTCGTTACCGGAGGCGCTGGCTTCATTGGCAGCCACCTGGTGGATGCCTTGGCCGAGACCAATACGGTAATGGTGGTGGACAACCTCTCCAGTGGCCGGTTGCAGAACATCTCCCACCACCTGGAGAGGGGCTCCATCCAGTTTGTGAAGGCTGACATCCGGGACGAGGAGAAAATGAATCAGCTCCTCCAAGGTCAGGACCTGGTCTTTCACCTCGCGGTCCAGTGCTTGAGGGTCTCCTTAAACGAACCCTTTATGGTCCATGAGGTCAATAGCACCGGCACACTTAACCTGTGCATGGCCGCTCTCAAGAACCGCCCCCAAAGGTTCGTCTATGTCTCCTCCTCCGAGGTATACGGCACGGCCAAGAGGGTTCCCATGGATGAAGAGCATCCCCTGGAACCCACCACCCCCTACGGGGCCAGCAAGCTGGCGGGGGAGGCCTATGTGCGGGCCTGCCACTTGACCTTTGACTTGCCCGCAGTGATAGTCCGGCCCTTCAACACCTATGGGCCCCGGGAACATTGGAGCGGCCCCTATGGTGAGGTCCTCCCCAGGTTCGTAGTCCGGGTCCTGAATGGCCAGTCTCCGGTGATATTCGGGGACGGGGAACAGACCCGGGACTTTACCGAGGTGAGGGACACTGTTAGGGGGATAATCCAGGCCGCCGAGGGCGACGCCCTGGTCGGAGCGACAGTAAACGTCGCTGCTGGCCAGGAGGTATCCATAAATCAGATTGCTCATATTGTGCTCAAGGAACTGGACCAAGAGGGCCAGCTCTCCCCCATATATATGGTACCGAGGCCGGGAGATGTCCGCAGGCACTGGGCAGACATCTCCAAAGCCCGGCGAACCATGAATTTCCAGCCCCGCATCGCCATTGAGGAGGGCGTTCACCACTACATAGACTGGCTGAAGGCCCAGAACCTGGACCTCCAGCAGCTAAGGAGGGAGGAACTAATGCAGAACTGGCTGGCTCAGCCAAAGGAGGCCCAGGTCTAG
- a CDS encoding sugar transferase, producing the protein MAWRTFPYEIGKASLDRLLAFLGLLILLPFLVAISLVVMMDSPGSPIFAQPRVGKDGRRFILLKFRSMEANNNDREYKAYIERYVKEGAPYKEDPAGPVFKLVDDRRATRVGALLRRLDLDELPQLINILKGDMSLVGPRPDIPEAVAMYEDWHKGRLAVTPGLTGPWQVNGRDRTPFDEMVRIDLDYIHRRSLGLDLKIILLTIPSVVKRALRQREE; encoded by the coding sequence GTGGCCTGGCGCACCTTTCCCTATGAAATCGGCAAGGCCTCCCTGGACCGGTTGTTAGCCTTCCTGGGGTTGCTGATCCTGTTGCCTTTCCTCGTTGCTATTTCCCTGGTGGTGATGATGGATTCGCCGGGGAGCCCTATCTTCGCCCAGCCCCGGGTGGGCAAGGACGGCCGCCGCTTCATCCTGCTCAAGTTTCGGTCTATGGAAGCCAACAACAACGATAGGGAATATAAAGCTTATATAGAGCGGTATGTCAAGGAAGGGGCGCCCTACAAGGAGGACCCCGCAGGCCCGGTATTCAAGCTGGTGGACGACCGGCGGGCCACCCGCGTCGGGGCTCTCTTACGTCGGCTGGACCTGGATGAACTCCCTCAGCTCATCAACATCCTCAAAGGGGATATGTCCCTGGTGGGACCTCGCCCGGACATTCCCGAGGCGGTGGCCATGTATGAGGACTGGCACAAGGGGAGGCTAGCGGTCACGCCCGGACTCACCGGCCCCTGGCAGGTCAACGGCCGGGACCGGACCCCCTTTGACGAGATGGTCAGGATAGACCTGGACTATATTCATCGCCGTTCCCTGGGCCTGGACCTCAAGATCATCCTGCTCACCATCCCCTCGGTAGTGAAGCGGGCCCTTCGGCAAAGAGAGGAGTAG